One genomic segment of Alosa sapidissima isolate fAloSap1 chromosome 13, fAloSap1.pri, whole genome shotgun sequence includes these proteins:
- the LOC121680986 gene encoding uncharacterized protein LOC121680986 has protein sequence MMDIIARGDAEKVHDGEINSQPAWYILHHGVYHPQKPGKIRVVFDCSARFKDTCLNEHLLTGPDLTNTLIGVLCRFRKGQVAIMCDHQFHVAQEDQDYLRFLWWEGGELEARPSVFRMRVHLFGAASSPGCTNFGFKHLAAQGEGEFSQAAARFIQRNFYVDDGLTSVESDTEAIQLVREARDLCKSGKLHLHKFVSNSKQVIASLPTEECVESAADLSLDLGQAKVERALGVQWCVASDTFQFRVTVKKNPFTRRGVLSTVASIFDLLGFVALFILIGKRILHAMCRDKVG, from the coding sequence ATGATGGACATCATTGCTCGTGGCGATGCAGAAAAGGTTCATGATGGAGAGATTAACAGTCAGCCTGCCTGGTACATCCTGCATCATGGAGTTTATCACCCTCAGAAGCCCGGCAAGATCCGGGTGGTTTTTGACTGCTCCGCAAGATTTAAGGACACATGCCTGAATGAACATCTATTGACTGGGCCAGACCTCACAAACACCCTCATAGGAGTCCTGTGTCGTTTCCGCAAGGGTCAAGTAGCCATTATGTGCGATCATCAGTTTCATGTTGCCCAAGAAGATCAAGACTATCTCCGGTTCTTGTGGTGGGAAGGTGGTGAGCTGGAAGCACGACCATCAGTATTCCGCATGCGTGTTCATCTCTTTGGAGCTGCCTCCTCGCCTGGATGCACAAACTTTGGATTTAAGCATCTCGCTGCTCAAGGTGAGGGTGAGTTCAGTCAAGCCGCTGCAAGGTTCATCCAACGCAATTTTTATGTCGACGATGGTTTGACAAGTGTTGAAAGCGACACAGAAGCCATTCAGCTTGTGAGAGAAGCCAGAGACCTCTGCAAGTCTGGTAAGCTTCACTTGCACAAGTTCGTCTCCAACAGCAAGCAGGTGATTGCCTCTCTTCCAACAGAAGAGTGCGTGGAAAGTGCTGCTGACTTGAGCCTCGACTTAGGACAGGCCAAGGTAGAACGGGCACTCGGAGTACAGTGGTGTGTGGCATCTGACACATTCCAGTTCAGAGTAACTGTAAAGAAAAACCCATTCACCAGAAGAGGTGTTCTTTCCACAGTGGCTTCAATTTTTGACCTGCTAGGGTTTGTGGCACTCTTCATTCTGATTGGGAAAAGGATCCTGCATGCCATGTGTAGAGATAAGGTAGGCTGA